A genomic segment from Acipenser ruthenus chromosome 5, fAciRut3.2 maternal haplotype, whole genome shotgun sequence encodes:
- the LOC117403384 gene encoding F-box only protein 9-like isoform X2, giving the protein MAEDNFNTADILEEEEEGTKMSDDSELKVELSVFRAQWMSELAPSTDNKKGLPSRSADLKRKQELAREEKASKLFLKAVEQEQNGAVYEAIKYYRRAMQLVPDIEFRINYTRSPDSDGVGMNYLEETDTDKEIDDLLSYFQQQLNLQEACLKICQPDIEMTQTHISALPMEVLMYIFRWVVSSDLDLRALEQLSLVCRGFYICARDPEIWRLACLRVWGRSCTKMIPFNSWREMFLERPRVRFDGVYISKTNYIRQGEQSLDGFYRAWHQVEYYRYFRFFPDGQVMMLTTPEDPVITVTRLRNRNARMESLLYGHYRLSQDTDNQTKVFAVVSKKKEEKAPEYHKNRYYNCCSPVQEAEHSFHMGLQLSSGGCQRFNKLNWIHHSCQITYRSTDETVVTAFDVDKTYTPLFFARVKSYTSLSEKPL; this is encoded by the exons GCAGAAGATAATTTTAACACTGCAGATATTttggaagaggaagaggaaggtACCAAAATGTCAGATGATTCTGAACTAAAG GTGGAGCTCAGCGTCTTTCGGGCTCAATGGATGTCTGAACTGGCGCCTTCCACAGACAACAAAAAAGGTTTGCCTTCAAGATCTGCAGATCTCAAAAGGAAGCAGGAGTTGGCCCGGGAGGAAAAG GCCAGCAAACTGTTTCTAAAGGCAGTGGAGCAGGAACAGAATGGAGCGGTTTATGAAG CCATCAAGTACTATCGGAGAGCCATGCAGCTTGTACCTGATATTGAATTTAGAATTAACTACACGCGATCCCCAGATTCTGATGGAGTTGGCATGAACTA tTTGGAAGAAACAGACACTGATAAGGAGATAGATGATCTGCTATCCTATTTTCAGCAACAGCTTAATTTGCAGGAAGCATGCCTGAAAATTTGCCAGCCGGATATTGAAATGACACAAACTCACATTTCAG CCCTACCAATGGAGGTGCTGATGTACATTTTCCGCTGGGTTGTCTCGAGTGATCTGGACTTGAGGGCTCTTGAACAGCTGTCTCTGGTCTGCCGTGGGTTTTACATTTGTGCCAG GGATCCGGAAATCTGGCGTTTAGCCTGTTTAAGAGTGTGGGGTAGGAGTTGCACCAAAATGATTCCTTTTAACTCCTGGAGAGAGATGTTTTTAGAACGCCCACGTGTCCGGTTTGATG GTGTATATATCAGCAAAACCAATTACATTCGCCAAGGAGAACAATCCCTGGATGGATTCTACAGGGCCTGGCACCAGGTGGAGTATTATAG GTACTTTAGATTCTTCCCAGATGGGCAAGTAATGATGCTTACCACCCCTGAAGATCCTGTCATCACAGTAACTCGTTTGCGTAACAGGAATGCCAG gatggaATCTCTTCTATACGGTCATTATCGTCTATCCCAGGACACAGACAATCAAACCAAAGTGTTTGCTGTTGTTTCCAAGAAAAAAGAGGAG AAGGCCCCAGAGTATCATAAGAACAGATACTataattgctgtagcccagtccAGGAAGCGGAGCACAGTTTTCACATGGGCCTGCAGCTCAGTTCTGGAGGGTGTCAACGATTCAATAAGCTCAACTGGATCCATCATTCTTGCCAGATAACATACAG gtcAACTGATGAAACTGTAGTTACTGCATTTGATGTCGACAAGACATACACACCTTTGTTCTTTGCTCGAGTGAAAAGCTACACTTCGTTATCAGAAAAGCCTCTCTAA
- the LOC117403384 gene encoding F-box only protein 9-like isoform X1, which translates to MDPETYFQYETLLEIGVNAEDNFNTADILEEEEEGTKMSDDSELKVELSVFRAQWMSELAPSTDNKKGLPSRSADLKRKQELAREEKASKLFLKAVEQEQNGAVYEAIKYYRRAMQLVPDIEFRINYTRSPDSDGVGMNYLEETDTDKEIDDLLSYFQQQLNLQEACLKICQPDIEMTQTHISALPMEVLMYIFRWVVSSDLDLRALEQLSLVCRGFYICARDPEIWRLACLRVWGRSCTKMIPFNSWREMFLERPRVRFDGVYISKTNYIRQGEQSLDGFYRAWHQVEYYRYFRFFPDGQVMMLTTPEDPVITVTRLRNRNARMESLLYGHYRLSQDTDNQTKVFAVVSKKKEEKAPEYHKNRYYNCCSPVQEAEHSFHMGLQLSSGGCQRFNKLNWIHHSCQITYRSTDETVVTAFDVDKTYTPLFFARVKSYTSLSEKPL; encoded by the exons GACCCTGAAACCTACTTCCAATATGAAACTTTATTGGAAATAGGTGTGAAT GCAGAAGATAATTTTAACACTGCAGATATTttggaagaggaagaggaaggtACCAAAATGTCAGATGATTCTGAACTAAAG GTGGAGCTCAGCGTCTTTCGGGCTCAATGGATGTCTGAACTGGCGCCTTCCACAGACAACAAAAAAGGTTTGCCTTCAAGATCTGCAGATCTCAAAAGGAAGCAGGAGTTGGCCCGGGAGGAAAAG GCCAGCAAACTGTTTCTAAAGGCAGTGGAGCAGGAACAGAATGGAGCGGTTTATGAAG CCATCAAGTACTATCGGAGAGCCATGCAGCTTGTACCTGATATTGAATTTAGAATTAACTACACGCGATCCCCAGATTCTGATGGAGTTGGCATGAACTA tTTGGAAGAAACAGACACTGATAAGGAGATAGATGATCTGCTATCCTATTTTCAGCAACAGCTTAATTTGCAGGAAGCATGCCTGAAAATTTGCCAGCCGGATATTGAAATGACACAAACTCACATTTCAG CCCTACCAATGGAGGTGCTGATGTACATTTTCCGCTGGGTTGTCTCGAGTGATCTGGACTTGAGGGCTCTTGAACAGCTGTCTCTGGTCTGCCGTGGGTTTTACATTTGTGCCAG GGATCCGGAAATCTGGCGTTTAGCCTGTTTAAGAGTGTGGGGTAGGAGTTGCACCAAAATGATTCCTTTTAACTCCTGGAGAGAGATGTTTTTAGAACGCCCACGTGTCCGGTTTGATG GTGTATATATCAGCAAAACCAATTACATTCGCCAAGGAGAACAATCCCTGGATGGATTCTACAGGGCCTGGCACCAGGTGGAGTATTATAG GTACTTTAGATTCTTCCCAGATGGGCAAGTAATGATGCTTACCACCCCTGAAGATCCTGTCATCACAGTAACTCGTTTGCGTAACAGGAATGCCAG gatggaATCTCTTCTATACGGTCATTATCGTCTATCCCAGGACACAGACAATCAAACCAAAGTGTTTGCTGTTGTTTCCAAGAAAAAAGAGGAG AAGGCCCCAGAGTATCATAAGAACAGATACTataattgctgtagcccagtccAGGAAGCGGAGCACAGTTTTCACATGGGCCTGCAGCTCAGTTCTGGAGGGTGTCAACGATTCAATAAGCTCAACTGGATCCATCATTCTTGCCAGATAACATACAG gtcAACTGATGAAACTGTAGTTACTGCATTTGATGTCGACAAGACATACACACCTTTGTTCTTTGCTCGAGTGAAAAGCTACACTTCGTTATCAGAAAAGCCTCTCTAA